The Deinococcus terrestris genomic sequence CGCTGGGGCGGATGCTGAACCTACCGCTCGATGTGGCGCTGGGGGAGGCGTACCTGCGCGGCGACTTCGACATCGAGGGGGACTTCGGGGCGGTCGTGGGGCTGGCGGACACGCTGAATCCGCAGTTCACGCCCGCGCAGGTGGCTGGGCTGCTGCGCGACGTGGCCCTGCTGCGCCGGGGGGTGGGGGCAAGGCCGCCCAAGCCGCTCGCCCAACTGCACGGCGAGACGCACAGCCGCGAGCGCGACAAACAGGCGGTGCAGGCCCACTACGACGTGTCCAACGACTTCTACAAGCTGTGGCTGGACGAGCGGATGGTGTACTCCTGCGCCTACTTCCCCACGGGCGCGGAGACGCTGGACGCGGCGCAGGAGGCCAAACTGGAGCTGATCTGCCGCAAGCTGCGGCTGAGGCCGGGGGAGCGCCTGCTGGACATCGGCTGCGGTTGGGGTGGGCTGGCGATCTACGCGGCGCAGAACTACGGCGTCTCGGTGCTGGGGGTGACCCTCTCGGAGGCGCAGTTGCACGAGGGGCAGGCGCGGGTGAGGGCCGCCGGGCTGGAGCACCTCGTCACGCTGGAGCTGCGGGACTACCGGGACGTGACGGGCGAGTTTGACAAGATCAGCAGCGTCGGCATGGCCGAGCACGTGGGCCGCCGCAACATGGCCGAGTATTTCGCCACCGCCCACCGGGTGCTGAAGCCGGGCGGCCTCATGATGAACCACGCGATCAGCGACGGGCTGGGGCAGGCGCGGGTGCCGATGGTGATCCAGTCGGGCAATTTCGCCCGGCGCTACGTCTTTCCCGACGGCGAGTTGCTGCCGATCTGGGAAACACTGAAATACGCCGACGCCGCCCTTTTTGAAGTGCGCGACGTGGAGAACCTGCGCGAGCACTACGCCCGCACGACGGCCGAGTGGGCGCGGGGGCTGGAGGCGCGGGAGGATGAGGCCCTGGCCGCACTGGGCGAGGAACGTTACCGCCTGTGGCGCATCTACCTCAACGCCTGCGGGTACTACTTCGCGCACGGGCACCTGAGCATCTTCCAGACGCTGCTCGCCAAACCGGACGGGCAGCGTCGGGTGCCGATTCCGCCGAGCCGGGCGGACATCTACGCGGACGGGCGGGTCTAGCTAGAGCGCCGCCACCAGCTGGGCGAACAGGGCGGGCATCGGCGGCACGCCAGTCCCATTCACCCACCCGAAGCGGCGGTCCCGCAGGGTCGCCCCCTCCCCCACCCCCATCCCACCGGGGAAACGGGGGCGGAGGTCGCTGAAGCCGGAAAGCTCGCGGGCACCGGGCAGCACCGCGAGCGCCCGCTCGACCTCCCGCGCGTGGCCGAAATGGAAGAGGTGGACCTCGCCGCCGTCCTCCCAGGCGAACCGGGCGGTCAGGTGGCTCAACGTGTCCAGCGAGCCGGGGGCCGCCACGTGGCGGGCCACCAGGCCGGGCCGCAGCCGCAGCGTGACCTCCAACGCCTCGCCCAGCGCCCCGAAACTGCCCACAAAGGGGCGGGTCAGGTCGTAGCCCTGCACGTTCTTGACGGTGCGTCCGCCCGCCCGCACCACCCGGCCGGAGGGTGCCCGGAAGGTCACGCCCAGCACGTCGGAGGCGAAGGGGAAGGTCTGTCCGAATCCCCCACGTGAGACGAGGCCACCCACGCCGCCGGGCAGCTCCACCGGGGGGAACGGCGGATAGAGGCCGGGGGGCAGAGCGGCATAGACCTCCAGCAGCCCCGTGTCGCCGCTCACTGTGACCGTCTGGTCGCCGGGCGAGAGGTCAAGGATGGGCATGGGTCTCCCTTTCCTCGTCGGGGAGAATCTTGCCGGGGTTGAGACGGCCCGCCGGGTCCAGCGCCCGCTTCACGTCCCGCAGTGCTCCCAGCGTCACGGAGTCCAGCGCCTCGCGCATGAAGGGCCGTTTTATGGTGCCGATGCCGTGCTCGCCGCTCAGGACGCCGCCGTGCCGCAGGGCGACGAGGGCGATGGCGTGCGCGAGGGCGTGCACCGCCTCCGGCGACTCGCGGCGGGGGTCGTAGAGGATGTTGGGGTGCAGGTTGCCGTCCCCGATGTGCCCGAACTGCACGACGGGCAGCCCGGAGGCGTCCCCCAGCGTCCGGATCTCGCGCACGACCTCCGGCAGCACCGAGCGCGGCACCACGATGTCCTCGTTCATGCGCTGCGGGCGGATGCGGCCCAGCGCGGGGCTGACGCTGCGGCGGGCCTGCCACAGGGCGGCGGCTTCGGCATCGGTGGCGGCCCGGCGCACGGTGCCCCCGGCCTCCCGGCAGGCGGCCTCCACCAGCGTCCGCTCCTCCTCCACCGTGTCCAGGTCGTCGCCGTCGGTGTCCACCAGCAGCACGGCCCCGGCAT encodes the following:
- a CDS encoding SAM-dependent methyltransferase, with amino-acid sequence MPPKTPQTRRPDPSPATSVQTLGLAAVLTMLGAVVVARSRVRPSEEVLLGAARRVLSAVLPPERPFAVQFWNGEDLPAGVPDPTACLILNSPEALGRMLNLPLDVALGEAYLRGDFDIEGDFGAVVGLADTLNPQFTPAQVAGLLRDVALLRRGVGARPPKPLAQLHGETHSRERDKQAVQAHYDVSNDFYKLWLDERMVYSCAYFPTGAETLDAAQEAKLELICRKLRLRPGERLLDIGCGWGGLAIYAAQNYGVSVLGVTLSEAQLHEGQARVRAAGLEHLVTLELRDYRDVTGEFDKISSVGMAEHVGRRNMAEYFATAHRVLKPGGLMMNHAISDGLGQARVPMVIQSGNFARRYVFPDGELLPIWETLKYADAALFEVRDVENLREHYARTTAEWARGLEAREDEALAALGEERYRLWRIYLNACGYYFAHGHLSIFQTLLAKPDGQRRVPIPPSRADIYADGRV
- a CDS encoding FAD-binding oxidoreductase encodes the protein MPILDLSPGDQTVTVSGDTGLLEVYAALPPGLYPPFPPVELPGGVGGLVSRGGFGQTFPFASDVLGVTFRAPSGRVVRAGGRTVKNVQGYDLTRPFVGSFGALGEALEVTLRLRPGLVARHVAAPGSLDTLSHLTARFAWEDGGEVHLFHFGHAREVERALAVLPGARELSGFSDLRPRFPGGMGVGEGATLRDRRFGWVNGTGVPPMPALFAQLVAAL